The DNA window GCCCAACTTGCCCATTCCTTCCAGGTGGCCAAGTTCAGCTTCCTGGGCAGCAAGGAAGAGTCAGAGATGATCTTCGACTGGGTGGATGTGGAGCGGAAGGGACACCTGTCCCTTGAAGAATTCAGCTCTGGACTCAGTATGTCTGTCTTTGGAGGGCCTCTGGGCACCCAGGTGTTCCGTGCAGTGTGCCCTGCATGGGGCTAGGCTGGGTCGTTAGAAAGGCAACCCTTTTCCCAGGGACTTTCACCCCCCATCCCCGGCTGCCACAGTGGTCCGGGGCCCTCCCCTGTGCATCCCCTCTGCCCCTCCAGGGAGGCCTCCGGGCTTGCTTTCTGACTCCTATGTCTTCTCCCCAGTAAAAGGCTTCTCCTGAGCCAGAGGTCTTGACACCACAGATTTGTTTCCGCCTGAGGAGAGTAACATTGTGGCTTTGGTTAAGGGAATTCCATGGGCCAGGGAGCAGCAGAGGGTGATATCTAGGGGTGGGGGCTTTCCAGGTGCTGAGCCCCCACTGGGCAGGGCTGCCCCAGCACCTGCCTCTCTAGATGGGCTGACAAGACTTAGGGAGCCCATGGCCAGCAGGGCACAATCCTCCCGCTAATCCTCTCCCTGGGAAGACCTTCCAGCCCAGGCAATGGAAGGTGTGGTGTCCTCACAGAGCCCCTGCAAGACACAGATCAGCCTTCAGTGTCCACAAAGCCCCCCAGAGTTCTCAGGTCAGCTGAGTCTCCAAAAGCCTGGAGACCAGCAGAGAAGGGggccaggaatctgcatttgcGCTTGGGCCCACTCCAGGAGGAGGCTGCTCCAGTTCTGGCAATGGAGAAGCTGAGAGTGGGGAGGAGAACTcaggggctgggcaggaggaACTGCCGGTGGGGCGCAGAGGGAGCATTGCTGTCCACGCAGCCTTGGGGCCGTCTTCATTCCTGAATCGAATCATGCCCGCCACGCCAGGAACTTCCCAGTGCCTGTGGGACAAACTGGAAGCCCCTTCCTGGGGCCTGCAAGGCCTGCACCATCCAGACGCTGCCAACCTCTCTGGCTCACTCAGTGCCATTCACCTCGTCCATCTTGCTAGCCtggctcctgcctcagggccccTGCAGTGCTGTTCTCTTTGCCGGGGACACACTTCTCTGGAGTCCACATGGTTTGCTCCTTCTTGTAATTCACATCTCAGTTCCAATGTCACCTCCTTAGGACACTGCTAGCCACCTCATCTAAGTCGATCCTCCCAGTCTCTCAGTGGAAATTACCCTGCATATTCCTTTGGCTCACTTAGCAAGTtggcttaaaatatatatatatatattcttttcaactCGCACTAGAATGTCATCTCCATGTTAGGGATTTTGGTTAATTTTGTCATGTAGATGCTCAATACATATCCATTGATTGAGTGCATGAAGAATTTGTTCACCACCTTGGAGGTGTGGTGTGATTTCCAGCAAGTCTTTTGgcgtctctgggcctcaggtactcatctgtaaaatgggtaccTTAAATAGACTCCTAAGGTTGATATGAGAAATATGTGAATGTAGCCTTGTGTAAATGTGACTGGCACAGGTAGAATTACTTCCCTGAGGGCTGGACCAGGGCTGGGTGGGAGGCCAGGCGTCTGGGCCCAACACCACTGTGCTCCCCTCTGTCCACTTCTGTCCCACAGAAAACATCTTTGGCTCCAGCCAGAGCCCCCACAGGCTCCGCAGAAGGAAGCCACTGCCCTCTAAGCGGGTATCTGCTACCACCAGCTTCCCAGCTCTGGAGGAGGCGGATGCTGAGGAGAAGGAGGCGTTCCTTGCCTTCATGGAGCAGCTGGGGACTGGACACTTACTTCCCAAGTAAGGCCAGGGCGGCATGTGCATGGGGAGAGGCTCTGCCAGCCATTGACGGCAGGGGCTTTCCTGGACACAGCAGGGGTCAAGGGGGCAGGCGCCAGGTAGAGCCAAGTGCAAATTCTGGCTTGGCCATTGgctagctgtgtgaccacagGGATGGCTTGACTTCtgacctctgtttcctgggctgcAGAATGAGCCTAAAAGTTGTTGTGGGGTTAAAACCACGTGCAGAGGATGCCTGCTCATGGGGAGTCCTTCCCACCCCTGCACCTCCCGGCCCTGTCCTGCCCTGTAGGGTCACTCTCCAGGAGGACTAGCGATTGGGCTCAGCTTCCCAAGGCACATGAATTCTTAAAACCATGGGGGTCCCTGCAGGTGCCTTTCTTCACTCAGTGAAGGTTCCTGGAGTTGGGGGCGATTTCAGGCATTTTGTGCCCTGGGTTGAACGGGTTTGGAGACAGAAGTGCATTTCCTCCCATCCATCTCAGGCTCTAGGTGTCAGGGGTTTGCCTTTGCTTAGAGAAAGGGAgccctggccgggcacggtggctcatgcctgtaatcccagcactttgggaggctgaggcgggtggatcacctgaggtcgggggttccagaccagcctggccaacatgatgaaaccccatctctactaaaaatacaaaaattagccgggcgtggtggcacatgcctgtaatcccagctactcaggaggctgaggcaggagaattgcttgaacctgggaggcggatgttgcagtgagctgagatcgcgccactgcactccagcctgggtgacagagcaagactctgtctcaaaaaaaaaaaaaaaaaaagagagagatagaaagggAGCCCTGCCTGCTAACGTCCCCTCCTAGGACCCCCGGGTCTGTTAGAACCAGTGAGGGAATTGCCCTCACCCACTGGCCCAGGTTTGCTTGCCCCACCCATGGGGTTCTGTGAGGACAAGATTCCTCACGCTTGGCTCCcggagggtggggccaggtgtTGTGAGGCAGGCAGGGTAGGACTTAGGGTGTAGACTGGTGGGGCAAGGGGGTGGGGAGCTTTGTATTCATTTGGCATCTTGGCCTAGGCTCAGCCCTCTGGCATCCATCCTCATGACTTAATTAAATCCATGTGAAAGCAGCCTTTATTGGGCACCAACCGTGTGGCAGGCCCTGAGCTGGTGCTTTCATCAGGTGTTTCTCATTCCCCAGTGACCTTGCTTGGCAGGTATCAGCCCccaccccattttacaaatgagccCAGAGAGGGCTTGGGACTTGCTGGAGGTCACACAGCCTCAgagtgagagaagagagagggcagATGGAAGCTCTGGGCCATCAGGCTCCCAAATCCCCCCATCCCACTATTACGGAATCATAGAGAGACACAGTGTGGCGGGGGTTCGAGAAGGGAGAGGGCACATCTGGGAAtggttcctggaggaggtggcgtTTTAGTTGCATCTTGTAGGGTGTCAATAGATTTGGCCCAGGTGCCAAAGTCTCTTGGAGCGCTGCAGTGAAAACTGAGGAGTGGGGCTCCCCTTGCTTCTCCATCCCACCTTGTGTCTGACCCTCCCATCTCTGGCTGTCTTCCCCTCCCCAGGCAGATGGAAATCTGGCAACTGTGGGGGCAGCTGCGGCAGGAGGAGCCCCAGCTGGCAGGCAACCTGGCAGGCTTTCTGGCCAAGATGACCAGCCGCCTGCAGGAGGCCCAGGCGGACAAGGAGGCCCTGGAGCTGACCCTGAGGAAGTGAGTGGGGGGCCTGGCCGGGTGTCTGATACGAAGTAGGTGCTCTTCACATTCCAGTGGAATCTGGTTGAATTTCCCCAGCTCCTCCTGCAGCTGGGCCTGTGAGCTGGATAGGGCAGAGCTGCGCTGGAGGAAGAGGTGGCTCAGGGGACCGGGTGGGGAGGACAGAGTTGGTAATGGCAGGAGTGGGAAGGGCAGGGTGTGTCTTGGTACAGGACCCACTGTGACGCCCAACTCCAGGGGGCCTGCTCCCGTAGACTGTAATGCATGTGGTGACCCTGGAGTTGGGTTATAAGGGCAGGAGGACGGTGAAAGAGGGAGTGGGGACTGAGTGATGGGGTGATGGGGACAATGAGACCCTGGCCAGGGGAACTGGTGACGGTTACAAGGGTCGGCGTGGTAGGATCAGCAGGACCAATGTCAAAGTTGTATGGGTCAGGGGGTTGTTACTGGGATGGCTGTTCTCAGGGTGACAGAGGTCAGTGACTGCTGGCAGAGTGAGGAAAGCAATAGGATGGATTCCAAACCCAAGCCCAGACTGCCCCTGCCAGCAGCAGGCTCCCAGAGGTGCTGATGGGCTGCCTGGCCCCAACTCCTGCTCCTCCCAGGCGTGACTCTGACCACCACCGCGAGGTCCAGCAGCTCTATGAGGAGATGGAGCAGCAGATCCGccaggagaagcagcagctgcaggctgaggtgggctcccGCCGGCAGCCTGCCTCCTTCCCACTGCCCGGGACACCTCTGCTGGCTAAGGAATGGGGCCAGTGACTGGCCAGGGTGGGGAACAGGAGGCTGCTGTAGTGAATCCTCTCCCTGCCCTGAGCAGCTGGTGTTCCCCAGAGAGACGAGGTGGGGAGTGTCGAGCCTGGGCCCCCTTCCCATCTCTGCCAAGTCTCCTTGTTGCCACAATCTAGGCTGGAACTGGAGGAGTTGTCCTGAGAACCCTCCCTGCTGGGGCATCCTGGCCCAGGCAccccaggtggtggaggtggagtgTGAGAAGGGCTGGCCTGCCTGGCTAGCTCTTAGAGTCTGCAGGGTGAGGGCTGAATCTACCTACTCCACAGAGCGACTCTCGGGGCCTggccctcacctcccagatgcaGGACGTCCTAGAGGCCAAGGAGCGCGAGGTGCAGCGACTAGCTGAGGGCCAGAGGGAGGTGAGTAATAGGGTTTCCCAGAAACCTACTTCCGAACAGGTCTTTAATATctatgaacctcagtttcctatcAGAGACATGGAAATCAGAACTCCTGCCTTAGAAGGTACTGTGATGATTAGAGATACTACATGTGAGGGCCtgagacagtgcctggcacgtagtaggtGCTTTGTGCCTCAGTTGTTCCATCTCTGAAACTGACCTAGCTTCCTGCTTAGGGTCAGGTTACTTGCTGCTGCCCGGACACTGCAGGTCTTATAGCCTGTAGTCACTTCCAGGTGGCACTGTGGTTGAGTGTTTGGGTCTGAGACCctgccccatttttttttttttgacacggaatcatgctgtcacccaggctggagtgcagtggcgcagtcttggctcactgcaagctccgcctcagtTCACCTCAGGAGaatggttcacgccattctcctgcctcagcctcccgagtagctgggactacaggcgcccatcactgcgcccagctaattttttgtatttttagtagagatggggtttcaccgtggtctcaatctcctgaccttgtgatcagcgcCCCATTATCTCTTCCTTTCTCAACTTGAAGACCACTGACCTTGGTAAAATTGTGCTCTGCTGTAACCAGGACAAGAAGCATCCCTTCAGCCCGGGACAAGATTCCTCGAGCCGTCCTCACCACGGCCTGGGCTGGCCCTGTTACCAGGTTGATTTCCCAGGTGCCTCTGCTGCTGCTCCTTGGAAATCGAGGCAGGCCCCTCCTGCCAAGTGAAGAGATAGGGCTTTACACATGGGGCCATTTCGTCCTGTCCCCTGTGGATGTGAAGCTTCTCCCCTCCAATCATTTATTCCTTCACCCCACAGCTACTTATCCAGCAccaactatgtgccagacactgttccagGTCCTGAGGATCATGACAGACACAAACCTCTGCCCACAGAGTTACCATCTAGTCAGGGAGACAGGTGACATAATAACATAGGAAATGGTGATCAGTGCTAAGGAGAATAAAGTAAAACAGGGAAGGGGGATAGAAGAGTCGTAGGAGTTGAAATCGTAGTCAAAGTAAGTTGAGAAGGGAGTCAAGGAAGGCCTGGCTGAGATGATGACATTGGAGCGAAGACCTGGAGAAGTGTGATATGTGGGGGAAGGgcatccaggcagagggaacagcaggtgcgAAGGCCCTGAGCGGGCATGAGCTGTGGAAGTTCACAGAACAGTAAGCAGAGCTGTGGACTGGAACAGACTGAGGCAACAGCCATAGGAAAGGAGGTGAGGGTCATGAGGGGAGGTGAGGAGGCTGCAGGAGACTGTGCAGTGTCCCGGAGGCCATTGCAAGAGCTTTGCCTTTCCCTTCACTTGGCCAAGCAATGCTCCCTCTCTGGGTCATGAGATTTGCTGTTGGATCAGGAGCCCCCTGTAGACCAGACAGGCTCAGGGGCCAGCAGCCACTGTAGGGCGCTGAGTAGAGGAGGGTGGGATTTGGCTTGGGTGTGGGGCCTTTGTGGCGCTGGTGGTTTTTGTTTCTCACACAgtctccctgccctccccaccctaGGATTTCCAGTGCCCCTCCTAGATAGGAGCTAATGGAGCTAGTTAGGCCAAGGAGGGATAACCGCCCACCACTACTCTGATTTAAGCTGGGTCTCCAGGAGCCTGGACAGGGGGTGGGGGTCTGTGTCCCACAATGGCCTTGGGAGGCTTTTTGCGCCCTGGAGGGCATCTGGGCTTCTCTCCGCCTCACCCTCCACCCTGCAGCTGGAGGCCCAGCTCTCCCACCTCAGGAGCACACATCAGGAGGCTGCCTCAGAGAACCAGCAGCTGCAGGAGGCCAAGCGTGACCTGGCTGGGCGGCTGGAGGAGGTGCGGGGGCAGCTGCAGGTGACCAGGGGGCGCCTGGACGCCGCCAGGGGCCGGGTGTCCTGGCAGGtggaggagaaactgaggcaagtgGCTGCTATCCCTGGACTGGGGTGGACTCTAAGGGCCTCCTGGAACCAGTGGGGAACTCTGAGTTCTCTAAGGATCTAGCTAGCACACAGTGCACACATAGACTCCTTCCTTAAACCCCACCCTCTGCCAAGCTGGAACTATCACAaccatttctcagatgaggaaactggggcacaaAAAAGGGAAACACCTGTGCCCAAGGCCACATGGCTAGAAGTAaaacatgcacatgtgtgcatgtacgtgtacacacatacacacacacatacacacacacacatgtcctAGTGCAGTGCTAGATCCCTAGCAGGCACTCACTCTACTTGTTATAGCTCAGAGAAGTGGGATGGGCCAGAAtgatcaaggaaggcttcctggaggaggtgaggctTCATGTGGGTCTTGAGGATGGACAGGATtggatgaggaggaggaatggGGAGCACATACCAGGTGAGAAAGATTGCCTGAGCAAGGACTGGGAGGAGACCTGGCCATGGGGAGAGCAAGGGATGGTGAGGGCTGCAGGTGGGATGGGTGTGACACCACCTACCTGCCCCTCCCCGATCTTTGCTTCCCTGCTTCATTTCCAGTTTTCCTGGAGCGGGTGAGAAGACCCCAGACCCTCAGGCTGCCTCCCCTGAGGAGGCCCCCCTGCCTGGGCTATTTGGGGACAACGATGACTGGGACCAGCTACTGAGCAACTTTGGCAGCCCTCCGCACGGAGCCCTGCAGCTCTGCTGGAGCCCGCCCCCGACCCCAAGAGCCACCTCAGGCCCCCAGACACCCCGTGTGGTCAGGCAGATCTCCATCTCGGAGCCACAGGCTTTTCTATTTGGTCAGGAGCCATCTTCAGATCCAGATGGGGCTCCAAGGACCCCACCTGGGGTGACTTTCAGCGCCAAGGACAATAAAGGAGTGGACCCACATGAGCAGGACATTAGAGCAGAGCAGCCTGTTGAACCGCACGACCCGGACCCCAACCAGGAGCCAGGGTCCACACCCGAGGGCCGCCTCCTCTGGGGTCTCTCAGGAAGCCTGGTGGCACCTGCATTCAAAGTGCTCATTCCTTTGGAGGATGGGCCCCCTCCCCCTGCGAActctccccctccccaggccccagctGGGTCCAGCAAACAGATCCAGGCCTCAGACCCAGATGACAAGGGCCCTGGGTCTTGGGCTCCTCCCAGCGGGGCTCAGCCTGGGGCTGGAGCAGGACCCCAGGAACCCACACAAACCCCTCCCACCATGACTGAGCGGGAAACCCAGCCCGGACCCTCACCCACAACTGCCCTCACAGGAGTGGGCCCAGCCAAGCCGCCCAGGCAGAGAGATGCCCTCCAGCAGGACCTGCATGccactggctctgagccaagACTGGGGACCCAGAGGGCTAGAGCCCTCACCCTGGGGCCAGCTGAGCCCTTCCAGGGCCTGGAATTTGTGGGTCCGGTGCCCACAGAGAGGCTGGAGCAGGGCCAGGCGGGCCCAGCGGTGCAGGAGGGCCTTCCTGAGGGGCTAAGAGAAGCTCATGGCCAGGTCCTTGGGCTGGGTGAGCTGTCTGCCTTCCcccaccaggagctggaagaggaaCCCAGGTCTGAGGAAGGAAAACAagagggcagaggtgggcaggACCTCAGTTCAGAGCAGTCAGAGCAGTCGGTTGAGGCTCACGGCCTAGAAACTGCGCATTCGGAACTCCCCCAGCAAGACTCTCTGCTTGTTTCTCTCCCATCTGCCACACCACAGGCTCAGGTGGAAGCAGAAGGCCCCACTCCTGGAAAATCGGCACCTCCAAGGGGCTCTCCTCCCAGGGGGGCTCAGCCTGGGGCTGGAGCAGGACCCCAGGAACCCACGCAAACCCCTCCCACCATGGCTGAGCAGGAAGCCCAACCCAGGCCATCCCTCACGACTGCTCACGCAGAAGAACAAGGCCCGCCTCACTCCAGGGAACCAAGggcagagagcaggcttgaagaTCCAGGAATGGACTCCAGGGAAGCTGGGCTGACCCCATCCCCGGGAGACCCCATGGCTGGAGGGGGACCCCAGGCCAACCCTGATTACCTCTTCCATGTCATCTTTCTGGGAGACTCCAACGTGGGCAAAACATCCTTCCTGCACCTGCTGCACCAGAATTCTTTCGCCACCGGATTGACAGCTACCGTGGGTAAGGGCATTGGGGAGGGCGGCAGGGAGCAAGGAGAGACGCAGGGGCCAGGGCCAACGAGTGAGAGCGGGCCCAGACCAAGCCCTCCCTGAGGAAGCTGCAGGTTCTGCCCTGGCCACGGGCCCTGCATTAGACATTGTTTTATATGGGCATAACCTTACTATTTCACTAATCGTCTCTAATTACAGGTAATTTGTTTTTTCTGCATTGATCTGATTAGCTTATAAGGTGCCACATCAACAATGCACCCTGCAATTTAGGTGCCTGCGAGAGTTGATGGTGAAAACAAGCAAGTATCCACTCATGTGGCCCATGGGCAGGCCAGAGCAGGTTCTGTGCTGGTTGGATTTGCTCATGACTAGCTCCAGGCTGGGCAGCCATGGTCTGGCAAGAagtcaccttgggcaagttggATATTTTACACAGAATGTATTTGTAGAGTGTGGTAAATTAGGAAGCCAggtgcctgagttcaaatcttagCCCTGCCACTTATTAGGGTCTGAATTTGGACAAATGATTTAACCCTTTTGAACCCCCAAATCCTCATCTGCATAATGGGGACAACAGTAGTGCTGCCTTCCTAGAGTGGTTGAGGACTAGTTAATATGTCAAGATCTTAGAATCATAACTGACATGTAGTGAGTACTCAGTAAGTATTAGTTATtatggttgttattattattataagtaaatatttgatCATGTCTAACTCAGTGGCTCCTGCAAGAAATGGCCGAAAGCAGAGAGCCTTCCCTCCCTAAAAGTATCAGGATATGTGGCCACTGAACCCTGTACAGAGCTACAGAAAAGCAAacccagccgggcgcagtggctcacacctgtaatcccaacactttgggaggctgaggcgggcggatcacaaggtcaggagatcgagaccatcccggctaacgcagtgaaaccctgtctttactaaaaatacaaaaaattagccgggcatggtggcggttgcttgtagtcccagctactcgggaggctgaggcaggagaatgacgtgaacccaggaggcggtgcttgcagtgagtcgagatcgcaccactgcactccagcctgggcgacagagcaagattccgtctcccaaaaaaaaaaaaaaaaaagcaaacccgAGGGAATGGAGGGGAGACCCACCTAGGGACAAAGAAGTCACGCCTGTCTTTGTATTAGACCAGGGCACATGCCGACTGGGGATCAGAGCCAGACCAGTCGGTAAATGACAGCCCCCCACAAGAGAGGCCTGGGGCaggttctcaaacttttcttGCCCAAGAAGCCTCACCTGGGAGCTAGTTAGAAATGCAGTTCCCTCGGGAAGAGGAAACCTATAGCAGGCTGGCCTGATGTTGAGTGGGGTCACAGGTTCTACAACActaccattattttattttatttatttatttatttatttatttatttatttatttattttttgagatggagtctcgccctgtcacccaggctccagtgcagtggcacgatttctgcttactgcaacctctgcttcctgggttcaagtgattctcctgcctcagcctcccaagtagctgagactacaggtgtgtgccacttcacctggcttatttttgtacttttagtagagatgaagtttcaccacgttggccaggctggtgacctcaggtgatctgcccgcctcagcctcccaaagtgctgggattacaggcgtgagccactgtgcctggccaaggctaCCATTATTAGTCACCTAAGCTACTGTTTACTGACCACCTCCCATGCACTAGGCATCTTCCATACATGTCTTATTCCTTACAACAGCCTTCCTTAGAATGGAGCCTCCTCCTTTATTATGTGGTAAGAAGTTCTCACAAAATTCAATCAAGAAAAACACAGCTGCATAATCGtgaaaccaaccaaccaa is part of the Homo sapiens chromosome 6, GRCh38.p14 Primary Assembly genome and encodes:
- the RAB44 gene encoding ras-related protein Rab-44 isoform X2 — protein: METGQRTSRKVRKLGSNRRRQTREPADGEGAAVAPEPESWSSQAAAELQAFFQDCGAKERGFVTREDLAVAKFSFLGSKEESEMIFDWVDVERKGHLSLEEFSSGLKNIFGSSQSPHRLRRRKPLPSKRVSATTSFPALEEADAEEKEAFLAFMEQLGTGHLLPKQMEIWQLWGQLRQEEPQLAGNLAGFLAKMTSRLQEAQADKEALELTLRKRDSDHHREVQQLYEEMEQQIRQEKQQLQAEMQDVLEAKEREVQRLAEGQRELEAQLSHLRSTHQEAASENQQLQEAKRDLAGRLEEVRGQLQVTRGRLDAARGRVSWQVEEKLSFPGAGEKTPDPQAASPEEAPLPGLFGDNDDWDQLLSNFGSPPHGALQLCWSPPPTPRATSGPQTPRVVRQISISEPQAFLFGQEPSSDPDGAPRTPPGVTFSAKDNKGVDPHEQDIRAEQPVEPHDPDPNQEPGSTPEGRLLWGLSGSLVAPAFKVLIPLEDGPPPPANSPPPQAPAGSSKQIQASDPDDKGPGSWAPPSGAQPGAGAGPQEPTQTPPTMTERETQPGPSPTTALTGVGPAKPPRQRDALQQDLHATGSEPRLGTQRARALTLGPAEPFQGLEFVGPVPTERLEQGQAGPAVQEGLPEGLREAHGQVLGLGELSAFPHQELEEEPRSEEGKQEGRGGQDLSSEQSEQSVEAHGLETAHSELPQQDSLLVSLPSATPQAQVEAEGPTPGKSAPPRGSPPRGAQPGAGAGPQEPTQTPPTMAEQEAQPRPSLTTAHAEEQGPPHSREPRAESRLEDPGMDSREAGLTPSPGDPMAGGGPQANPDYLFHVIFLGDSNVGKTSFLHLLHQNSFATGLTATVGVDFRVKTLLVDNKCFVLQLWDTAGQERYHSMTRQLLRKADGVVLMYDITSQESFAHVRYWLDCLQDAGSDGVVILLLGNKMDCEEERQVSVEAGQQLAQELGVYFGECSAALGHNILEPVVNLARSLRMQEEGLKDSLVKVAPKRPPKRFGCCS
- the RAB44 gene encoding ras-related protein Rab-44 isoform X6, translating into METGQRTSRKVRKLGSNRRRQTREPADGEGAAVAPEPESWSSQAAAELQAFFQDCGAKERGFVTREDLAVAKFSFLGSKEESEMIFDWVDVERKGHLSLEEFSSGLKNIFGSSQSPHRLRRRKPLPSKRVSATTSFPALEEADAEEKEAFLAFMEQLGTGHLLPKQMEIWQLWGQLRQEEPQLAGNLAGFLAKMTSRLQEAQADKEALELTLRKRDSDHHREVQQLYEEMEQQIRQEKQQLQAESDSRGLALTSQMQDVLEAKEREVQRLAEGQRELEAQLSHLRSTHQEAASENQQLQEAKRDLAGRLEEVRGQLQVTRGRLDAARGRVSWQVEEKLSFPGAGEKTPDPQAASPEEAPLPGLFGDNDDWDQLLSNFGSPPHGALQLCWSPPPTPRATSGPQTPRVVRQISISEPQAFLFGQEPSSDPDGAPRTPPGVTFSAKDNKGVDPHEQDIRAEQPVEPHDPDPNQEPGSTPEGRLLWGLSGSLVAPAFKVLIPLEDGPPPPANSPPPQAPAGSSKQIQASDPDDKGPGSWAPPSGAQPGAGAGPQEPTQTPPTMTERETQPGPSPTTALTGVGPAKPPRQRDALQQDLHATGSEPRLGTQRARALTLGPAEPFQGLEFVGPVPTERLEQGQAGPAVQEGLPEGLREAHGQVLGLGELSAFPHQELEEEPRSEEGKQEGRGGQDLSSEQSEQSVEAHGLETAHSELPQQDSLLVSLPSATPQAQVEAEGPTPGKSAPPRGSPPRGAQPGAGAGPQEPTQTPPTMAEQEAQPRPSLTTAHAEEQGPPHSREPRAESRLEDPGMDSREAGLTPSPGDPMAGGGPQANPDYLFHVIFLGDSNVGKTSFLHLLHQNSFATGLTATVGTTV
- the RAB44 gene encoding ras-related protein Rab-44 isoform X3, coding for METGQRTSRKVRKLGSNRRRQTREPADGEGAAVAPEPESWSSQAAAELQAFFQDCGAKERGFVTREDLAVAKFSFLGSKEESEMIFDWVDVERKGHLSLEEFSSGLKNIFGSSQSPHRLRRRKPLPSKRVSATTSFPALEEADAEEKEAFLAFMEQLGTGHLLPKQMEIWQLWGQLRQEEPQLAGNLAGFLAKMTSRLQEAQADKEALELTLRKRDSDHHREVQQLYEEMEQQIRQEKQQLQAESDSRGLALTSQMQDVLEAKEREVQRLAEGQRELEAQLSHLRSTHQEAASENQQLQEAKRDLAGRLEEVRGQLQVTRGRLDAARGRVSWQVEEKLSFPGAGEKTPDPQAASPEEAPLPGLFGDNDDWDQLLSNFGSPPHGALQLCWSPPPTPRATSGPQTPRVVRQISISEPQAFLFGQEPSSDPDGAPRTPPGVTFSAKDNKGVDPHEQDIRAEQPVEPHDPDPNQEPGSTPEGRLLWGLSGSLVAPAFKVLIPLEDGPPPPANSPPPQAPAGSSKQIQASDPDDKGPGSWAPPSGAQPGAGAGPQEPTQTPPTMTERETQPGPSPTTALTGVGPAKPPRQRDALQQDLHATGSEPRLGTQRARALTLGPAEPFQGLEFVGPVPTERLEQGQAGPAVQEGLPEGLREAHGQVLGLGELSAFPHQELEEEPRSEEGKQEGRGGQDLSSEQSEQSVEAHGLETAHSELPQQDSLLVSLPSATPQAQVEAEGPTPGKSAPPRGSPPRGAQPGAGAGPQEPTQTPPTMAEQEAQPRPSLTTAHAEEQGPPHSREPRAESRLEDPGMDSREAGLTPSPGDPMAGGGPQANPDYLFHVIFLGDSNVGKTSFLHLLHQNSFATGLTATVAYKVPHQQCTLQFRCLRELMVKTSKYPLMWPMGRPEQVLCWLDLLMTSSRLGSHGLARSHLGQVGYFTQNVFVECGKLGSQVPEFKS
- the RAB44 gene encoding ras-related protein Rab-44 isoform X5, whose amino-acid sequence is METGQRTSRKVRKLGSNRRRQTREPADGEGAAVAPEPESWSSQAAAELQAFFQDCGAKERGFVTREDLAVAKFSFLGSKEESEMIFDWVDVERKGHLSLEEFSSGLKNIFGSSQSPHRLRRRKPLPSKRVSATTSFPALEEADAEEKEAFLAFMEQLGTGHLLPKQMEIWQLWGQLRQEEPQLAGNLAGFLAKMTSRLQEAQADKEALELTLRKRDSDHHREVQQLYEEMEQQIRQEKQQLQAESDSRGLALTSQMQDVLEAKEREVQRLAEGQRELEAQLSHLRSTHQEAASENQQLQEAKRDLAGRLEEVRGQLQVTRGRLDAARGRVSWQVEEKLSFPGAGEKTPDPQAASPEEAPLPGLFGDNDDWDQLLSNFGSPPHGALQLCWSPPPTPRATSGPQTPRVVRQISISEPQAFLFGQEPSSDPDGAPRTPPGVTFSAKDNKGVDPHEQDIRAEQPVEPHDPDPNQEPGSTPEGRLLWGLSGSLVAPAFKVLIPLEDGPPPPANSPPPQAPAGSSKQIQASDPDDKGPGSWAPPSGAQPGAGAGPQEPTQTPPTMTERETQPGPSPTTALTGVGPAKPPRQRDALQQDLHATGSEPRLGTQRARALTLGPAEPFQGLEFVGPVPTERLEQGQAGPAVQEGLPEGLREAHGQVLGLGELSAFPHQELEEEPRSEEGKQEGRGGQDLSSEQSEQSVEAHGLETAHSELPQQDSLLVSLPSATPQAQVEAEGPTPGKSAPPRGSPPRGAQPGAGAGPQEPTQTPPTMAEQEAQPRPSLTTAHAEEQGPPHSREPRAESRLEDPGMDSREAGLTPSPGDPMAGGGPQANPDYLFHVIFLGDSNVGKTSFLHLLHQNSFATGLTATVGCRVGWGGHPSPGKQDGL
- the RAB44 gene encoding ras-related protein Rab-44 isoform X1; its protein translation is METGQRTSRKVRKLGSNRRRQTREPADGEGAAVAPEPESWSSQAAAELQAFFQDCGAKERGFVTREDLAVAKFSFLGSKEESEMIFDWVDVERKGHLSLEEFSSGLKNIFGSSQSPHRLRRRKPLPSKRVSATTSFPALEEADAEEKEAFLAFMEQLGTGHLLPKQMEIWQLWGQLRQEEPQLAGNLAGFLAKMTSRLQEAQADKEALELTLRKRDSDHHREVQQLYEEMEQQIRQEKQQLQAESDSRGLALTSQMQDVLEAKEREVQRLAEGQRELEAQLSHLRSTHQEAASENQQLQEAKRDLAGRLEEVRGQLQVTRGRLDAARGRVSWQVEEKLSFPGAGEKTPDPQAASPEEAPLPGLFGDNDDWDQLLSNFGSPPHGALQLCWSPPPTPRATSGPQTPRVVRQISISEPQAFLFGQEPSSDPDGAPRTPPGVTFSAKDNKGVDPHEQDIRAEQPVEPHDPDPNQEPGSTPEGRLLWGLSGSLVAPAFKVLIPLEDGPPPPANSPPPQAPAGSSKQIQASDPDDKGPGSWAPPSGAQPGAGAGPQEPTQTPPTMTERETQPGPSPTTALTGVGPAKPPRQRDALQQDLHATGSEPRLGTQRARALTLGPAEPFQGLEFVGPVPTERLEQGQAGPAVQEGLPEGLREAHGQVLGLGELSAFPHQELEEEPRSEEGKQEGRGGQDLSSEQSEQSVEAHGLETAHSELPQQDSLLVSLPSATPQAQVEAEGPTPGKSAPPRGSPPRGAQPGAGAGPQEPTQTPPTMAEQEAQPRPSLTTAHAEEQGPPHSREPRAESRLEDPGMDSREAGLTPSPGDPMAGGGPQANPDYLFHVIFLGDSNVGKTSFLHLLHQNSFATGLTATVGVDFRVKTLLVDNKCFVLQLWDTAGQERYHSMTRQLLRKADGVVLMYDITSQESFAHVRYWLDCLQDAGSDGVVILLLGNKMDCEEERQVSVEAGQQLAQELGVYFGECSAALGHNILEPVVNLARSLRMQEEGLKDSLVKVAPKRPPKRFGCCS